The region CATTGAAGATAAGACTCACTCCCCATTTAGAGCTTAGCTTCGCTGAACAAACCGGCTGAGCGCTGCGACCAACGGCCCTCACAGCCAATATCGACCGCCCACCTGCCTGTAATCAGGGTTTCCCTCGGTAGAGCACGGTCATGTATGCTACGGCGCTTCCTGTAACTCCACTTCCAGCTCGCCTGGGCACCGAAACGCCGAATTGGCGTGATCACCGTCCAGCGTTGCATTGAAGAGGATTAGGCCACCCCTATTCAGTTCAAAAGTAGCCATGCACGAACAATATCAGCCCCGTGAAATCGAAGCCGCCGCCCAGTCATTCTGGGACGAGCAAAAGTCCTTTGAAGTCAGTGAACAGCCAGGCAAGGAGACGTTCTACTGCCTGTCGATGTTCCCTTACCCCAGCGGCAAGCTACACATGGGGCACGTGCGTAACTACACCATCGGTGACGTGATCTCCCGCTACCAGCGCATGCTCGGCAAAAATGTCCTGCAACCCATGGGTTGGGACGCCTTCGGCATGCCAGCGGAAAACGCCGCGATGAAGAACAACGTAGCGCCCGCCAAATGGACCTACGAAAACATCGCCTACATGAAAACCCAGCTGCGTAGCCTGGGCCTGGCCGTGGACTGGTCCCGCGAGGTGACCACCTGCAAGCCTGATTACTACCGCTGGGAACAATGGCTGTTCACTCGCCTGTTCGAAAAAGGCGTGATCTACCGCAAAAACGGTACCGTGAACTGGGACCCGGTCGACCAGACCGTTCTGGCCAACGAACAGGTGATCGACGGTCGCGGCTGGCGTTCCGGCGCGCTGATCGAAAAGCGCGAAATCCCGATGTACTACTTCAAGATCACCGCTTACGCGGATGAGCTGCTGGAGAGTCTCGACGAGCTCACGGGCTGGCCTGAACAGGTCAAGACCATGCAGCGCAACTGGATTGGCAAATCCCGCGGCATGGAAGTTCAGTTCCCGCACAACGTCGATTCCATTGGTGAAAGCGGCGTACTGAAAGTCTTCACTACCCGCCCGGACACCCTGATGGGCGCGACCTACGTTGCCGTGGCCGCCGAGCACCCGTTGGCGACCCTGGCCGCGAAGAGCAGCCCTGAGCTGCAAGCGTTCATCGCTGAATGCAAGGGCGGCAGCGTCGCTGAAGCGGATGTCGCCACTCAAGAGAAAAAAGGCCTGCCGACGTCACTGTTCGTCGAGCACCCGCTGACCGGTGAAAAACTCCCGGTGTGGGTCGCCAACTACGTACTGATGCATTACGGCGATGGCGCGGTAATGGCTGTGCCGGCGCACGACGAACGTGATTTCGAGTTCGCCACCAAGTACAACCTGCCGATCAAGTCCGTGGTACGCACCAGCGCCGGCGACACCAACCCGGCACCGTGGCAGGACGCCTATGGCGAGCATGGCACGCTGATCAATTCCGGCGAGTTCGACGGCCTCGACTTCGCCGGCGCTTTCGACGCAATGGAAGTGGCGCTGATCAAGAAGAGCCTGGGCGCCTCGCGCACCCAGTTCCGTCTGCGCGACTGGGGCATCAGCCGCCAACGCTATTGGGGTTGCCCGATCCCGATCATCCACTGCGACACCTGCGGTGATGTTCCGGTCCCGGAAGATCAACTGCCGGTGGTATTGCCGGAAGACGTGGTGCCGGACGGCGCGGGTTCGCCACTGGCGCGCATGCCCGAGTTTTACGAGTGCGAGTGCCCGAAATGCGGCGCGCCTGCCAAGCGTGAAACCGACACCATGGACACCTTCGTCGAGTCCTCTTGGTACTACGCCCGTTACGCCTCACCGCACTATGAAGGCGGTCTGGTGGAAAAATCCGCTGCCGACCATTGGTTGCCGGTAGATCAGTACATCGGCGGTATCGAACACGCGATCCTGCACCTGCTGTATGCGCGCTTCTTCCACAAGCTGATGCGCGATGAGGGTTTGGTGAGTTCCAACGAACCGTTCAAGAACCTGCTGACTCAGGGCATGGTGATTGCCGAGACGTACTATCGTCGCGAAGCCAATGGTGCCTACACCTGGTTCAACCCCGCAGACGTGGAACTTGAGCGTGACAGCAAGGCCAAGGTAATTAGTGCCAAATTGATCGCAGACGGCCTGCCGGTGGAAATCGGCGGCACTGAAAAGATGGCCAAATCAAAGAACAACGGCGTTGACCCACAGTCGATGATTGACCAGTTCGGCGCAGACACCTGCCGTCTGTTCATGATGTTCGCCTCGCCGCCGGACATGAGCGCGGAATGGTCCGACTCCGGAGTAGAAGGTTCGCACCGTTTCCTCAAGCGTGTCTGGCGCTTGGCGCAAGCACACGTCACTCAAGGTCTGCCGGGCAAACTTGATGTCGCCGGCCTGAATGACGAGCAGAAAGTCATTCGCCGCTCGATCCACTTGGCGATCAAACACGCCAGCCAGGACGTCGGCCAGCACCACAAATTCAACACCGCCATCGCCCAGGTGATGACGCTGATGAACGTGCTGGAAAAAGCCCCGCAAGGCACCGAACAGGATCGTGCGCTGGTTCACGAAGGCCTGGAAACCGTAACCTTGCTGTTGGCTCCGATCACGCCGCACATCAGCCACGCGCTATGGAATCAACTGGGTCACGCCGATCCGGTGATCGACGCAGGCTGGCCGGTGCTGGACGAAAGCGCGTTGGTACAGGACAGTCTGCAACTGGTGATTCAGGTCAACGGCAAGCTGCGCGGCCACCTTGAAATGCCGGCCAGCGCCAGCCGTGAAGAAGTCGAAACCGCCGCACGGGCCAATGAAAACGTGCTGCGCTTCGTCGATGGCCTAACTATTCGTAAAGTGATTGTAGTGCCCGGGAAACTGGTCAATATCGTCGCCAGCTAATTGGATCAGGCGTCAGGTGAGCCTGGCGCCGAGTAAAACCTTTCGGGCCGCACCGTCGGCCCACATGGTTTCAAGGGGAGCAACAAGATGATCAAACGCAATCTGCTGGTGATGGGCCTCGCGGTCCTGTTGAGCGCCTGCGGTTTCCAGCTGCGCGGTACTGGCACCACTGAACTGACGATCAAGGAGCTCGACCTGAGCGCCCGCAACGCCTACGGCGATACCGTGACGCAATTGCGTCAGGTACTGGAGGGGAGCGGCGTCAAGGTCTACACCGGCGCGCCTTACAAACTGATTCTGACCGATGAGCAGGAAACCCAGCGCATCCTCAGCTATGCAGGTGCCGGCCGCACTGGCGAATACCAGGTGAGTACCGTGCTGAACTACGACATCCGTGGTGAGCACGACCTTTCCCTGTTGAGCGACAAGCTTGAAGTGCAGAAAATCTTCATCCACGACGGCAACAACCTGGTGGGATCCGACCAGGAATCCAACACTGCCCGCCAGGAAACGCGTCGCGACCTGGTTCAACGCATGATCCTGCGCCTGCAACAGATCACTCCAGCTCAGTTGGAGCAACTGCAGCAGAGCGCCAATAACCGAGCGAAGGCAGAAGCCGATGCTCTGGAAGCGGCGAAGAAGTTTGAAGCGCAAACGCCGCGCCAGTCGCCTGTCGAACTGCCGCAGCAATAAGACTTACGGGGCGCCCAGGCGCCCTGTTCGCCCTTCTATATGAAACTCGCCCCCGCCCAACTCGGTAAACACCTGCAAGGTACACTCGCGCCAGTCTATATCATCAGTGGCGATGACCCACTGCTGTGCCAGGAAGCGGCCGACGCCATCCGCACCGCCGCCCGCCAGCAAGGCTTCGACGAGCGCCAGGTGTTTGCCGCCGACGCCAGTTTCGACTGGGGTACGCTGCTACAAGCCGGCGCCAGCATGTCGTTGTTCGCTGAAAAGCGTCTGCTGGAACTGCGCCTGCCCTCCGGCAAACCCGGCGACAAAGGCGCCGCTGCGTTCATCGAATATTGCTCACGACCTGCCGAAGACACGGTGCTGCTAATCAGCCTGCCCAAGCTCGATGGCGCCGCCCAAAAGACCAAGTGGGGCAAGGCGTTGGTCGAAGGCGCACAGACCCAGTTTGTGCAGATCTGGCCGGTGGATGCCAACCAGTTGCCGAGCTGGATTCGCCAACGCTTGTCCCAGGCCGGCTTGTCTGCCAGCCAGGACGCGGTCGAACTGATCGCCGCCAGGGTCGAGGGCAACCTGCTGGCCGCCGCCCAGGAAATCGAAAAGCTCAAGCTAATGGCCGAGGGCGGTCAGATTACCGTCGAAACCGTGCAAGCGGCAGTGGCCGACAGTGCGCGCTTCGACGTCTTCGGCCTGACCGACGCGATTCTTAACGGCGAAGCCGCTCACGCCTTGCGCATGCTCGAAGGACTGCGGGGCGAAGGGGTTGAACCTCCCGTGATTCTCTGGGCCCTGGCCCGAGAGCTGCGCCTGCTGGCGAACCTGGCGCTGCAATACAGCCAGGGTGTGCCGTTGGATAAAGCCTTCAGCCAGGCACGTCCACCGATCTGGGACAAACGCAAACCACTGATGAGCAAGGCCCTGCAACGCTACTCTGCGCAACGCTGGGCACAATTGTTGCTCGAAGCACAGCGCATTGATGCGCAGATCAAGGGTCAGGCAGCGGGTTCGCCATGGATGAGTTTGAGTCGTTTGTCGTTACTGATGGCTGGCCAACGGCTGATGTTGCCTGCCGAATAGGTTGTTGCGCCGGTCCTCTCCTACTCAATGCAGGACTGGACAGCGCCTCAACATCGGCAGATGATTTGCCTCGCAAAAACCACTCATCTGCGAGAAATCATCATGAGCAAAAAGCCATCCAGGAATGGCCCCAACAAGGCCAAATCAATCATCGCCCAGCCACTGTTCCGCAGCCGTCAGGAACCCGCCGGCAAGGGCAAAGGCAGCTACCGCCGCGAAGCCTTCCAGTCTAATAGCTGGGAGGCTTCTTACTTTCTGGCCGCCTGAAGCAAAACCACCCTCCCCCGTGATAAGGTCGGCACCTGATTCGTATTCTCTGGACCTGTGCATGCCCCTTTGTCTTTCCCGTCGTTGGCACCTTCGCCAACTGATCGCTGCCTCCAGCCTCATTCTGCTTGTCGCCTGCGCGGAAAAACCAACCGCCGCCGACGCCCAACCGCTCCAGACCGTGCCCGTCACGACGGCCCCTGCGCTCATCCCGCCAGTGGTGCCAAGCGGTGACAACCTCGACATCCAGCCGACCCAGACCTTCGCCGAATGGCAAGCCGGTTTTCGCAAGGACGCTCTCGCCGCCGGCATCCGCGCCGATGTCTTTGACCGCGCGTTTGCCAATGTCAGCGTGGACATGAGCGTGATCCGCGCTGACCGCAGTCAGCCGGAATTTTCGCGCCCGGTGTGGGAATACCTCGACGGTGCCTTGTCACCGCTGCGGGTGCGCAAAGGTCAGGCGCTGATCAGCCAATACAGCGACGTTCTGCAGAGCATCGAGCAACGCTATGGTGTCGACCGTCAGGCACTGGTCGCGGTGTGGGGCATGGAAAGCAACTTCGGGCAATTCCAAGGCACAAAGTCGGTGATCAATTCGCTGGCGACGCTGGCCTATGAAGGCCGGCGTCCGGCATTTGCACACGCACAACTGATCGCCGCCCTGCAGATCCTGCAACATGGCGATATCGAGCCCGAGAAGATGCTGGGCTCCTGGGCCGGCGCGATGGGCCAGACGCAGTTCATTCCGACCACCTACAACACCCATGCGGTGGATTTTGACGGTAAAGGTCGCCGCGACATCTGGGGCAGCCCGACCGATGCGCTCGCCTCCACCGCGCACTATTTGCAAAGCTCCGGCTGGCAGAAAGGCCAGCCGTGGGGTTTCGAAGTGCAATTGGCCAGCGGTTTCAATTATTCGCTGGCTGATGGGGCGATTCGCAAGAGCGTCGCCGAATGGCTGCAAATGGGCGTCACGTTGCCCAATGGCAGACAGATTCCTACAGGCTCCGAACACCTGTCTGCGGCCCTGCTGCTGCCAGCGGGCTATCGCGGGCCAGCGTTCCTGATCCTCGATAATTTCCGCGCAATCCTCAAGTACAACAACTCGTCGTCCTATGCCTTGGCCGTGAGTCTGCTATCTGAACGATTCAACGGTGCAGGCTTGATCAACGGTATGTGGCCCAAAGATGATTTGCCTTTGAGTCGCACTGAACGGATCGAACTACAAAACCTGCTGAGCGCCCGCAACTACGATGCGGGCACTGCTGACGGGATTATCGGCGCCAACACCCGCAAAGCGATTCGCATCGCGCAGCAGTCGTTTGGCTGGCCGGCGGATGGCTACCCGACACATCAGTTGCTGGACGCACTGCGCAATCGTTAAAGGCTTAGCGAGCAAGCTTGCTCCCAGCAGTGACCGGGTTCGGCCAAATGTGTGGGAGCTTGCTCGCGACGACGGACGCTCAGGCAAGCGAGCGCTAACCTCTGATCACGACATCTTGCTCCAACACCAACACCTTATTCCCCGCATCCAGGCGCACCAACGCGCCCATGGGTAACGTCAGGTTCGGATCGCAATGACCGCTGCGCCACCCCGCCAACACCGGAATCCGCAACGGCTCGAAAGTTTGCTTGAGCAGTCGAGCAAGCGCTTCGGCATCCACCCCCGCGACGTCCCCCACCAGAACCCCTCGCAGCTTGTGCAGCGTGCCAGCCAAGCGCAAGTGCGTCAGTAATCGATCAATGCGATACAGCGGCTCATTGACGTCCTCGATGAATAGAATCACGCCTTCGGCGTCGATTTCGTAAGGCGTGCCCATGGTCGCAGCGATCATCGACAAATTCCCTCCCAGCAAACGCCCATGAGCAATGCCAGGCTCGATCGTGGTCAACGGGTAGGCGACCGGGTGCTTTAGCTCGCTGCCGGCTTTCAGCTGCCCACGCAGCATGCTGAAGAAAGAGGATTCAGTCGGTTGCTGTTTGCCGCCCAGCAGATCGGCGTTGAGTAACGGCCCGTGGAAGGTTACGAAGCCCGCATACCGACTGATGGCCAGGTGCAGCGCCGTGATGTCGCTGTAACCGACGAACGGCTTGGCGTTGCTGCGCAACAAATCGAAGTCGATGCGATCGAGCAACCGAGGGGTGCCGTAACCTCCGCGTAGGCAGATGATGGCATCGACATCCCTGTCGGCAAAGGCCGCGTGCAGGTCATCGAGCCGCACATCGTCGCTGCCCGCCAGATAGCCGTCTTGCTCGTAAACGCCGGGGAATACCCGCAGCGAATAACCTCGGGCGCGTATCCATTGCACCGCTTTGACCGTGTCCAGTGCTGCCGGACCGGCAGGCGCAATGACGCCGATCAGCCCTTCAGACGGCAAAGCCGGGACGGGGACGTGAGGACAAAGGGTATGGGGCGGTCGAACAGTCATCCATGAATCTCCCTGCATGAAAACATCAGCACACAGTAGTCAGGAACGGGGGAAAACAGAAGAGGGGCTGTCCCCCCGCACAGCGCAGGAAAAGACTATAGGTCACGTAGGCAAGGCCATAAAAACGCCCGCAAGGCTCGATAAGCCTTGCGGGCGTTTTTTGTCTTTCTGATCGCCGATCAGGACAAAGACGACATCAGCTCGGCCTTGACCAATTTCGCCTGCTCGTCAGCATGGTACGAGGAACGTACCAGTGGGCCCGACGCAACGTTTTTGAAGCCCATTTTGTAGCCTTCCTCAGCGAACCAGGCGAACACATCCGGGTGGACGAAACGCTCGACCGGCAGGTGGCTGCGGGACGGTTGCAGGTATTGGCCCAGGGTCAGCATATCGATGTCGTGTTCGCGCATGCGCTTCATGACTTCGATCACTTCTTCGTCGGTTTCGCCCAGACCCAGCATCAGACCCGACTTGGTAGGGATGTGCGGCATCATCTGCTTGAAGCGTTGCAGCAGGGTCAGCGACCACTGGTAGTCCGAACCCGGACGCGCAGCCTTGTAGAGGCGCGGCACGGTTTCCAGGTTGTGGTTGAACACATCAGGTGGCTCAGCGGCAGTGATTTCCAGCGCTACGTCCATGCGCCCACGGTAGTCCGGAACCAGGGTTTCGAGCTGCACGTTCGGCGACAGCTTGCGGATCTCACGGATGCAATCGGCAAAGTGCTGGGCACCGCCGTCACGCAGGTCGTCGCGATCCACCGAGGTGATCACCACGTACTTGAGTTTCAGGTCGGCGATGGCGATGGCCAGGCTCTGCGGTTCGTTGACGTCCAATGGCTTCGGACGACCGTGGCCGACGTCGCAAAACGGGCAGCGACGGGTGCAGATGTCGCCCATGATCATGAACGTCGCGGTGCCACCGGAGAAGCATTCGCCCAGGTTCGGGCAGGATGCTTCTTCACACACGCTGTGCAGTTTGTGTTTGCGCAGCAGAGCCTTGATGCGGTCGACTTCCGGGGAAACCGGGATGCGCACGCGAATCCAGTCGGGTTTCTTTGGCAGCTCAGTCGTCGGAATGATCTTCACCGGGATGCGTGCAACCTTCTCGGCGCCGCGCAGCTTGACGCCGGCTTCAACCTTGGCACGCGGGGCCGGGCGCTCGGTGACATCCAGCGTCGGGATCATGGTTTGCACTGCATCAGTAGTCATATCAGTCGATTCCGCCCGTTAGGGTCGTCTGCTCAGCATAGTCGAGGTGTTTGACGAGCTGCGCGCGCAGCCGGGCACTTACCTCGGCAAATTCAATCGATCCTGCGTGATCGCTCAGCTGGGTCATCGCCAGCCCGGCGTAGCCGCAGGGATTAATTCGTCGAAACGGTTCCAGGTTCATGTCCACGTTCAGTGCCAGGCCATGAAAGGAGCAACCGTGGCGGATCCGCAGACCCAGAGAAGCGATTTTCGCCCCGTCGACGTAGACGCCCGGTGCATCCGGCTTCGCAGCGGCGCTCACGCCGTAGCTGGCCAGCAACGCGATCAGGCACTGCTCCATGCGGGTGACCAGGTCACGCACACCGAAACCCAGCTTGCGCACGTCCAGCAACAGGTACGCCACTAATTGGCCGGGGCCGTGATAGGTCACCTGGCCACCGCGATCGACCTGCACCACCGCAATATCGCCGGGGAGCAATAGATGCTCGGCCTTGCCGGCCTGCCCCTGGGTGAACACGGGCAGGTGTTCCACCAGCCAAATCTCGTCAGCCGCGTCGGTTCCGCGTTCATTGGTGAAGCGTTGCATGGCATGCCAGACCGGCTCATAAGCCATCTGGCCAAGCTCGCGAAAGCCCAGCGTGCCAGACATCACAGCACCATATGCACGAAACCGGTGGCGCGTAACTCGCTGTTGATGTCGTACAACTGGTCTTGACCGGTGGCGACAATGTGCAACTGGATAGTGGTGTACTTCCCGTTGCTGCTTTGACGCTCGTCCACACGTTCATCGTTGATCGTCGCGTGTTTCTTGACGATGTCGATGATCTTTTGCTTGATGTCGACAATGGTGTCGCCGATCACTTTGATCGGGTAATCATTGGCAGGGAATTCGATTTTTGGCGCCTTTACTTCGGTATCGGTCATGGCGTAACGGCCTCGTAAGCCGTGGCAACGGACATGGTCCCGCTCCGGATTGGAACGGGCCCATGCAGGTCCACACTAATTCAGTTGAACAAGCCGTAGAAGAATAGACGGATGCTATCCCACATGCGGCGGAAGATACCACCTTCCTCGACAGCGTCCAGCGCGATCAGGTTGGCGCTGTGCACCACCTTGTCGTCCAGTTTCACTTCGACTTTACCGATTACGTCGCCCTTGGCGATTGGCGCAACCAGTTGCGGGTTCATGGTCATGCTGGCGGCAAGCTTCTTCAACTGGCCTTTTGGCAGGGTCATGGTCAGGTCTTCAGCCAGGCCGGCCTTGACTTGATTAGTGGTGCCTTTCCAGACAGGAGCCTGCGCCAGCTCGGCGCCTTTCTGATAGAAGGTCTGGGTTTCGAAAAAGCGGAAACCATAAGTCAGCAACTTCTGGGTTTCGGTAGCACGAGCCACTTCGCTGTTGGTGCCGAAAACCACGGCGATCAGGCGCATGCCATCACGTACAGCGGACGACACCATGCAGTAGCCAGCTTCGTCGGTGTGACCTGTTTTCAGACCATCGACGGTCTTGTCGCGCCACAGCAGCAGGTTGCGGTTAGGTTGCTTGATGCCGTTCCAGAAGAACTCTTTCTGCGAGTAGATCGCATAGTGAGCTGGGTCTTCGTGGATGATCGCGCGAGCCAGCAACGACATGTCGTGAGCCGACGAGTAGTGCTCCGGGTTCGGCAGGCCGGTCGGGTTCATAAAGTGGCTGTTGGTCATACCCAGGTCGCCGGCCGTCTTGTTCATCATGTCGGCGAACGCATCTTCGCTGCCGGCGATGTGCTCCGAGAGCGCAACACTGGCGTCGTTACCCGACTGGATGATGATGCCGTGCAGCAGGTCGCTGACAGTCACCTGCGACCCAACCTTGATGAACATCCGCGAACCGCCGGTACGCCAGGCATTTTCGCTGACGGTAACCGGATCGTTTTCGCCGATCTGGCCACGACGGATTTCCAGCGTCGCGATGTAAGCGGTCATCAGCTTGGTCAGGCTGGCCGGCGGCAGACGCTGGTCACCGTTGTTCTCTACCAGCACGTTGCCGCTGCTGGCGTCCATGAGCACGTAGGATTTAGCGGCCAGTTGCGGTGGCGACGGCATCATCTCTACCGCAAATGCGGCAGGAGTGATGAACAGCGGGACTAGCAGGCACAGGCGTTTGGCAAAGGTGGTGATGTTCATCCGTCTCTCGAAATCGCTAATGGAAACTTGCCCAAGGGCAAAACTTTATTCAGACAGCCTTCTAAAGGGCCATCGCGTGTTCAGTTGCTCACTCTGTAACCCTTGCCGGGCTTTTGTTCTTTAACGAGCCAACAACCAGGTTCACCCCCCAAAACCGCAAGCGAACCTTCAATCAAGTACTGCGTATTACTCGGCAGTCACCAGGCTCGGCGAACCGAGATTGGCCATCCGCACACTGTTCTGCACTTGCTGAATCTCACCCTGAGAACCGATCGGCCCCAAGCGTACCCGATGCAGTGTCTGCTGGTTGCGCACGATCGAGCTGATGAACACCGGAGCGCTCACCATCCCGCTGAGCTTGGACCTCAGGAGTTCTGCAGCGTCCGGGTTGGCGAACGCGCCCACCTGCAGATACTGGCCAGACGCTGGTACAGAACCGTTTTTTTTTGCATCAATCTGCACCGGCACAACGGCCGCGGCATGCTGCTGCGGCGGCGGAGTCCACTGCTCGACGGTCCCCGCAGAAGCGGTAATTGTCGGCGCGGCATTTTGCGCTATTTGTGGCTCGTTAAGCATCAACGGCGCCGGACGTCCTTTCTGTGCCCACCACTCCTGTGGGTCGATGCCTTCAACCTTGACCCGTGCCGTACCGATCTCTGCATAGCCGAGCTTTTTGGCGGCAGCGTAGGACAAGTCGATGATTCGATCCGAATAGAACGGTCCACGGTCGTTAACGCGCAGAATTACGCTCTTGTTGTTGTCCAGGTTCGTCACCCGAACATAACTTGGCAGTGGCAGTGTTTTGTGAGCGGCACTCATGCCGTACAGGTCATAGACTTCGCCGTTGGCGGTGTTCTGACCATGGAACTTGGTGCCATACCAGGACGCCGTACCCGAGGCGACGTAACGCTTGGAGTCGTTCAACGGGAAATAGGTCTTGCCCAGCACCGTGTAGGGATTGGCCTTGTAAGGACCGGTGTGCAGGGTCGGCGTGGCATCCGGAATGCGCGAGACATCGACGTCCCACCACGGAGCGCCGTCTTTGTGGGCGCGGTTGATGTCCAGCCCCGGCGCTGAGCGCACGGAGTTGGAGGCGTATTTCTGGGTCGGCGCACGACTGGTCGAACAACTGGCGACCAGCATCGCCAACGCGGCATATGCCAGCAGCTTCAGGGGTTTATTCATAGGCAATGCCCGCATTACTTAACGCCCCGTGCTTGGACCAGCTGTTCAGACAGTTGATGTACAGCCATGGCGTACATCACGCTGCGGTTATAACGCGTGATCGCGTAAAAATTCTTCAGGCCCATCCAGTATTCGGGGCCATTCTCCCCTTCCAGGCGGAAAGCAGTGACCGGCATATCATCGCGCAGCGCATCATGACTCGACCAGCCCAGCGCCCGCAACTCCCCGACGGTTTTCGTTGGCTCGATACCCGTGGTCAAACCTTCGTCCACCTGATCGCCACGCACATCGGCGCGACTGACCACGGGCTCGCCCGCAACCCAACCGTGACGCTTGAAGTAACTGGCTACGCTGCCGATGGCGTCGTCCGCATTGGTCCAGATATTAATGTGGCCGTCACCGTCGAAGTCCACCGCGTAGGCGCGAAAACTGCTTGGCATGAACTGCGGCAAGCCCATTGCCCCTGCGTAAGAGCCTTTGAGGGTCAACGGATCGACTTGTTCTTCACGCGCCAGCAATAGAAATTCACGCAATTCCTTGCGGAAGAATTCGGCACGGGGAGGATAGTCGAAACCCAGGGTCGACAACGCATCGATCACCCGGTAATTGCCGGTATTGCGGCCGAAAAAGGTTTCAACGCCGATGATCGAGACAATCACCTGGGCCGGCACGCCGTATTCCTGCTCGGCACGGGCCAGCACGGCCTCATGCTGGCGCCAAAAGTCCACACCGCGGGCGATGCGCGCTTCAGTGAGGAACATTGGGCGATACTCTTTCCACTGTTTTACCCGTTCGGCGGGTTTGGAAATCGCGTCGAGGATCGCCTGTTTGCGCTCGGCTTCGCGGAACACCGCCATCAGCTGTTCACCGGCAAAGCCGTAGTCGCGGGTCATTTCACCGACGAATTCGGCCACTTGGGGTGAGCCTTCGTAATCGCCGGCCCGCGCATGTTCCGCGGAACCAAGGATGCCTACCAGGCCGACCCACGGCGCGTATCGAGTCGCCCAGCCACGCATTGCTTGCATTGAAATCTTCACCTTATTCAAACCTGTGCGATCCACTTACGATGGGTATGGATCGACATCAAAACCCCAAACGCTGACAGCAGTGTCACTAGCGAAGTTCCTCCGTAGCTAATGAACGGCAACGGCACCCCTACAACCGGTAACAGGCCACTGACCATACCGATGTTGACGAAAACATAAACAAAAAACGTCATGGTCAGGCTGC is a window of Pseudomonas sp. DC1.2 DNA encoding:
- the leuS gene encoding leucine--tRNA ligase, which codes for MHEQYQPREIEAAAQSFWDEQKSFEVSEQPGKETFYCLSMFPYPSGKLHMGHVRNYTIGDVISRYQRMLGKNVLQPMGWDAFGMPAENAAMKNNVAPAKWTYENIAYMKTQLRSLGLAVDWSREVTTCKPDYYRWEQWLFTRLFEKGVIYRKNGTVNWDPVDQTVLANEQVIDGRGWRSGALIEKREIPMYYFKITAYADELLESLDELTGWPEQVKTMQRNWIGKSRGMEVQFPHNVDSIGESGVLKVFTTRPDTLMGATYVAVAAEHPLATLAAKSSPELQAFIAECKGGSVAEADVATQEKKGLPTSLFVEHPLTGEKLPVWVANYVLMHYGDGAVMAVPAHDERDFEFATKYNLPIKSVVRTSAGDTNPAPWQDAYGEHGTLINSGEFDGLDFAGAFDAMEVALIKKSLGASRTQFRLRDWGISRQRYWGCPIPIIHCDTCGDVPVPEDQLPVVLPEDVVPDGAGSPLARMPEFYECECPKCGAPAKRETDTMDTFVESSWYYARYASPHYEGGLVEKSAADHWLPVDQYIGGIEHAILHLLYARFFHKLMRDEGLVSSNEPFKNLLTQGMVIAETYYRREANGAYTWFNPADVELERDSKAKVISAKLIADGLPVEIGGTEKMAKSKNNGVDPQSMIDQFGADTCRLFMMFASPPDMSAEWSDSGVEGSHRFLKRVWRLAQAHVTQGLPGKLDVAGLNDEQKVIRRSIHLAIKHASQDVGQHHKFNTAIAQVMTLMNVLEKAPQGTEQDRALVHEGLETVTLLLAPITPHISHALWNQLGHADPVIDAGWPVLDESALVQDSLQLVIQVNGKLRGHLEMPASASREEVETAARANENVLRFVDGLTIRKVIVVPGKLVNIVAS
- the lptE gene encoding LPS assembly lipoprotein LptE, with product MIKRNLLVMGLAVLLSACGFQLRGTGTTELTIKELDLSARNAYGDTVTQLRQVLEGSGVKVYTGAPYKLILTDEQETQRILSYAGAGRTGEYQVSTVLNYDIRGEHDLSLLSDKLEVQKIFIHDGNNLVGSDQESNTARQETRRDLVQRMILRLQQITPAQLEQLQQSANNRAKAEADALEAAKKFEAQTPRQSPVELPQQ
- the holA gene encoding DNA polymerase III subunit delta, producing MKLAPAQLGKHLQGTLAPVYIISGDDPLLCQEAADAIRTAARQQGFDERQVFAADASFDWGTLLQAGASMSLFAEKRLLELRLPSGKPGDKGAAAFIEYCSRPAEDTVLLISLPKLDGAAQKTKWGKALVEGAQTQFVQIWPVDANQLPSWIRQRLSQAGLSASQDAVELIAARVEGNLLAAAQEIEKLKLMAEGGQITVETVQAAVADSARFDVFGLTDAILNGEAAHALRMLEGLRGEGVEPPVILWALARELRLLANLALQYSQGVPLDKAFSQARPPIWDKRKPLMSKALQRYSAQRWAQLLLEAQRIDAQIKGQAAGSPWMSLSRLSLLMAGQRLMLPAE
- the arfA gene encoding alternative ribosome rescue factor ArfA yields the protein MSKKPSRNGPNKAKSIIAQPLFRSRQEPAGKGKGSYRREAFQSNSWEASYFLAA
- a CDS encoding lytic murein transglycosylase, whose product is MPLCLSRRWHLRQLIAASSLILLVACAEKPTAADAQPLQTVPVTTAPALIPPVVPSGDNLDIQPTQTFAEWQAGFRKDALAAGIRADVFDRAFANVSVDMSVIRADRSQPEFSRPVWEYLDGALSPLRVRKGQALISQYSDVLQSIEQRYGVDRQALVAVWGMESNFGQFQGTKSVINSLATLAYEGRRPAFAHAQLIAALQILQHGDIEPEKMLGSWAGAMGQTQFIPTTYNTHAVDFDGKGRRDIWGSPTDALASTAHYLQSSGWQKGQPWGFEVQLASGFNYSLADGAIRKSVAEWLQMGVTLPNGRQIPTGSEHLSAALLLPAGYRGPAFLILDNFRAILKYNNSSSYALAVSLLSERFNGAGLINGMWPKDDLPLSRTERIELQNLLSARNYDAGTADGIIGANTRKAIRIAQQSFGWPADGYPTHQLLDALRNR
- a CDS encoding LD-carboxypeptidase; its protein translation is MTVRPPHTLCPHVPVPALPSEGLIGVIAPAGPAALDTVKAVQWIRARGYSLRVFPGVYEQDGYLAGSDDVRLDDLHAAFADRDVDAIICLRGGYGTPRLLDRIDFDLLRSNAKPFVGYSDITALHLAISRYAGFVTFHGPLLNADLLGGKQQPTESSFFSMLRGQLKAGSELKHPVAYPLTTIEPGIAHGRLLGGNLSMIAATMGTPYEIDAEGVILFIEDVNEPLYRIDRLLTHLRLAGTLHKLRGVLVGDVAGVDAEALARLLKQTFEPLRIPVLAGWRSGHCDPNLTLPMGALVRLDAGNKVLVLEQDVVIRG
- the lipA gene encoding lipoyl synthase, coding for MTTDAVQTMIPTLDVTERPAPRAKVEAGVKLRGAEKVARIPVKIIPTTELPKKPDWIRVRIPVSPEVDRIKALLRKHKLHSVCEEASCPNLGECFSGGTATFMIMGDICTRRCPFCDVGHGRPKPLDVNEPQSLAIAIADLKLKYVVITSVDRDDLRDGGAQHFADCIREIRKLSPNVQLETLVPDYRGRMDVALEITAAEPPDVFNHNLETVPRLYKAARPGSDYQWSLTLLQRFKQMMPHIPTKSGLMLGLGETDEEVIEVMKRMREHDIDMLTLGQYLQPSRSHLPVERFVHPDVFAWFAEEGYKMGFKNVASGPLVRSSYHADEQAKLVKAELMSSLS